The following are encoded in a window of Flavobacterium sp. WC2421 genomic DNA:
- a CDS encoding efflux RND transporter permease subunit translates to MKLAEISIKRPSLVIVLFTILILGGLFSYSQLGYELIPKFEQNVITVSTIYPGASPSEVENTVTKKIEDAIASLENIKKIDSKSYESLSIVSISLNSNADVDISMNDAQRKINAIISDLPDDAKAPSLSKFSLSDLPIMTIGANGKMDEAAFYDLIDKKIAPVLSRVTGVAQVNIVGGQEREIQVNLDAVKMQGYGLSIPQVQQTILTSNLDFPTGNIQTREQKILIRLAGKYKSVEELRNLVVSSNGGIQIRLKDIADVQDAQKIAEKISRVDQKSAIILQVIKQSDANAVAVSEELVKSINQLEKDYKTNDVKLEIAKDSTIYTLEAADSVLHDLLIAVILVAFVMLFFLHSIRNSLIVMVSIPASLIATFIGIYLLGYTLNLMSLLGLSLVVGILVDDAIVVLENIYRHMEMGKNRIRASYDGTAEIGGTVTSITLVIVVVFLPIAMSSGLVSNIITQFCVTVIISTLLSLLASFTIIPWLSSRFGKLEHIEGKNLFGRIILGFESYLTRFINWISGLLTWCLDHYKTTLAIVLLIFFSSIALIPAGFIGGEFFAASDSGEFLVQIEMPKDASLEQTNFMTQKAEAFLKKEQYVYSQITTVGQTSEGMGASQATAYKSEIDVKMIDQKERTDGASVYAAKIKRKLEKVLVGAKVKTVPVGILGTAENATLGLIVTGPSVESAMKFAKLAEAELRTIPGTTEIKLTVEDGNPEINVQVDRDKMSALGLTLQTVGMTMQTAYSGNTDGKFRAGEYEYDINIKYNAFDRKSITDVSNLIFINNAGQQIKLSQFATISEGSGPSQLERRDKTASVTVQGQNVGVPAGTIVAEWQVKLDKLEKPVGVNYIWGGDQENQSEGFGTLGIALLAAIILVYLIMVGLYDSFAHPFVVLFAIPLSFIGALLALALTNNTLNIFTILGIIMLIGLVCKNAIMLVDYTNQRRAAGETIRTALIQANHARLRPILMTTIAMVFGMFPIALASGAGAGWKNGLAWVIIGGLISSLFLTLIVVPVIYEIMEKIIAKFSKGEKIDYEAEMVADYEHKELSEDGFNPKHTL, encoded by the coding sequence ATGAAATTAGCAGAAATATCCATAAAACGTCCCTCGTTAGTAATCGTATTATTTACGATTCTAATCCTAGGTGGACTCTTTAGCTATAGCCAATTGGGCTACGAATTGATTCCTAAATTCGAACAAAACGTAATTACTGTTTCAACAATATATCCTGGAGCTTCTCCAAGTGAGGTAGAAAACACAGTAACTAAAAAAATTGAAGATGCAATTGCTTCTTTAGAAAATATCAAAAAAATTGATTCTAAATCATACGAAAGTTTGTCAATTGTATCGATCTCTTTGAATTCAAATGCCGATGTCGATATTTCGATGAACGACGCACAGCGTAAAATAAATGCCATAATAAGTGATTTACCAGATGATGCTAAAGCACCATCGCTTTCTAAATTCTCATTAAGTGATTTACCAATTATGACTATTGGTGCTAATGGAAAAATGGATGAAGCCGCTTTTTATGATTTGATTGATAAAAAAATAGCTCCTGTATTATCTCGTGTTACTGGTGTAGCACAAGTAAATATTGTGGGTGGTCAAGAACGTGAAATTCAAGTGAATTTGGATGCCGTTAAAATGCAAGGTTATGGTCTTTCCATTCCCCAAGTACAGCAAACTATTTTAACTTCCAACCTGGATTTCCCAACAGGAAACATACAAACACGGGAACAAAAAATATTAATTCGTCTTGCTGGAAAATATAAAAGTGTTGAAGAATTAAGAAATCTTGTGGTTTCTTCAAATGGTGGAATTCAAATTAGATTAAAAGACATCGCTGATGTTCAAGATGCACAGAAAATTGCTGAAAAAATATCTCGTGTAGACCAAAAAAGTGCAATTATTTTACAAGTAATAAAACAATCTGATGCCAATGCAGTTGCAGTAAGTGAAGAATTGGTTAAGAGTATCAACCAATTAGAAAAAGATTATAAAACGAATGATGTAAAACTAGAAATAGCTAAAGACAGTACAATATATACTTTAGAAGCAGCAGATTCTGTACTTCATGATTTATTAATTGCGGTTATCTTGGTAGCCTTTGTAATGTTGTTTTTCCTGCACAGTATTCGTAACTCATTAATTGTAATGGTTTCAATACCTGCTTCATTAATTGCAACCTTTATAGGAATTTACCTTTTAGGATATACGTTAAACTTAATGAGTTTATTAGGACTATCACTCGTTGTTGGTATATTAGTTGATGATGCAATTGTGGTGTTAGAAAACATTTACCGTCACATGGAAATGGGTAAAAATAGAATTCGAGCTTCCTATGACGGTACAGCTGAAATTGGTGGAACAGTAACTTCGATTACTTTAGTAATTGTGGTGGTGTTTTTACCAATTGCAATGAGTTCTGGTCTGGTTTCTAATATCATTACACAATTTTGTGTGACCGTGATTATCTCAACATTACTTTCCCTTTTGGCTTCCTTTACCATTATCCCTTGGTTGTCTTCTCGTTTTGGAAAATTAGAGCATATTGAAGGTAAAAACTTGTTTGGAAGAATTATTCTTGGTTTCGAAAGCTATTTAACACGTTTTATCAACTGGATTTCAGGTTTACTAACTTGGTGTTTGGATCATTACAAAACTACATTAGCAATTGTTCTATTAATATTTTTTAGTTCTATTGCACTAATTCCTGCAGGATTTATTGGTGGTGAGTTTTTTGCAGCATCAGATAGTGGTGAGTTTTTAGTTCAAATTGAAATGCCTAAAGATGCGTCATTAGAACAAACTAATTTCATGACCCAAAAAGCAGAAGCATTTTTGAAAAAAGAACAATATGTTTATAGCCAAATTACAACAGTTGGACAAACAAGTGAGGGAATGGGTGCTTCACAGGCCACTGCTTATAAATCGGAGATTGATGTAAAAATGATTGACCAAAAAGAGCGTACAGATGGAGCATCAGTTTATGCCGCGAAAATCAAACGCAAATTGGAAAAAGTATTAGTTGGAGCAAAAGTAAAAACCGTTCCAGTTGGTATTTTAGGAACAGCTGAAAATGCAACACTTGGATTAATTGTTACGGGACCTTCAGTAGAAAGTGCCATGAAGTTTGCTAAATTAGCAGAAGCTGAATTGCGCACTATTCCTGGTACAACTGAGATCAAATTGACTGTTGAGGATGGAAATCCTGAAATCAATGTTCAAGTAGATCGCGATAAAATGAGCGCATTAGGACTAACTCTTCAAACCGTTGGTATGACAATGCAAACTGCATATAGCGGTAATACTGATGGTAAATTTAGAGCAGGAGAATATGAATACGATATCAATATTAAATACAATGCTTTTGATCGAAAAAGTATTACAGATGTTAGTAACCTAATTTTTATCAATAATGCGGGTCAACAAATTAAACTATCACAATTTGCAACTATTAGTGAAGGTTCTGGTCCTAGTCAATTAGAACGTAGAGATAAAACAGCATCTGTTACCGTTCAAGGACAAAATGTAGGAGTTCCTGCTGGTACTATTGTAGCTGAATGGCAAGTAAAACTAGATAAATTAGAAAAACCTGTAGGTGTAAATTACATTTGGGGTGGTGATCAAGAGAACCAAAGTGAAGGTTTTGGAACATTAGGTATTGCTTTATTAGCAGCTATTATACTGGTTTATCTTATTATGGTTGGTTTATATGATAGCTTTGCACATCCGTTTGTTGTATTGTTTGCAATTCCCTTATCGTTTATTGGAGCTCTACTAGCCCTAGCATTGACTAACAATACATTGAATATATTTACCATTCTTGGTATCATTATGTTAATAGGATTAGTTTGTAAAAATGCGATTATGCTTGTCGATTATACCAACCAGCGAAGAGCTGCTGGTGAAACAATAAGAACAGCATTAATTCAGGCCAATCATGCACGACTTCGTCCCATTTTGATGACGACCATTGCAATGGTTTTCGGAATGTTCCCAATTGCATTAGCTTCTGGTGCAGGTGCAGGATGGAAAAATGGTTTAGCTTGGGTAATCATTGGTGGACTGATCAGTTCTCTTTTTCTTACGCTAATCGTAGTTCCTGTGATTTATGAAATCATGGAAAAAATAATTGCTAAGTTCAGTAAAGGAGAAAAAATAGATTACGAAGCAGAAATGGTTGCTGACTATGAGCATAAAGAATTGAGTGAAGATGGATTTAATCCAAAACATACACTGTAA
- a CDS encoding efflux RND transporter periplasmic adaptor subunit, producing MKKNILIGIVIIAALGLIAYTLTSNKKENEAKTAIVAEKNASVTVKINPVKTEEISLDFSVNGSFEPFQELNFSAEKPGRVVRVLVDEGSSVRIGQTLAIVRSESINADLQTAEAAYQNAVTDYNRFENAYKTGGVTKQQLDQAKLSLVTSKSRLQQAKVNIGDTNIKSTINGIVNKKYIEPGSVLGAATQMFEIVNVSKLKLKVSVNESQVASLKLGNAVNVTASVYPDVTFSGKITFIAPKADSSLSFPVEIEIANNSNNDLKAGMYGTAEFASKQQKQSMMTVPRNAFVGSVSSNQVFVAENGIAKLKTVTAGRILGDKVEIINGLSDGENVIVTGQINLQDGNKVEIIK from the coding sequence ATGAAAAAAAACATACTAATCGGAATAGTAATTATAGCTGCTTTAGGACTTATAGCATATACTTTAACAAGTAATAAAAAAGAGAACGAAGCAAAAACTGCTATTGTTGCAGAAAAAAACGCTAGTGTTACCGTAAAAATAAACCCTGTAAAAACAGAAGAAATTTCTTTGGATTTTTCTGTAAATGGTAGTTTTGAACCATTTCAAGAATTAAACTTCTCTGCCGAAAAACCAGGAAGAGTTGTTAGAGTACTTGTGGATGAAGGTTCAAGCGTTAGAATAGGTCAAACATTAGCTATTGTACGAAGCGAATCAATAAATGCTGATTTACAAACTGCTGAGGCAGCATACCAAAATGCAGTAACGGATTACAATCGTTTTGAAAATGCTTATAAAACTGGTGGTGTTACCAAACAACAATTGGATCAAGCAAAACTAAGTTTAGTAACTTCTAAGTCAAGATTACAGCAAGCCAAAGTAAATATTGGAGACACAAACATCAAGTCAACTATAAATGGAATTGTAAACAAAAAATACATTGAACCAGGTTCAGTATTAGGAGCTGCAACTCAAATGTTTGAAATTGTAAATGTATCTAAATTAAAACTAAAAGTATCCGTAAACGAAAGCCAAGTTGCTAGTTTAAAGCTAGGAAATGCAGTAAACGTTACAGCTAGTGTTTACCCTGACGTTACCTTTTCTGGTAAAATAACTTTTATCGCACCAAAAGCAGATTCAAGTTTAAGTTTTCCAGTAGAAATAGAAATAGCAAATAATTCCAACAATGATTTAAAAGCTGGTATGTATGGAACTGCTGAATTTGCTTCAAAACAACAAAAACAATCTATGATGACCGTTCCTAGAAATGCTTTTGTAGGAAGTGTGAGTAGCAATCAAGTTTTTGTAGCTGAAAATGGAATCGCCAAACTAAAAACCGTTACTGCTGGAAGAATTTTAGGAGACAAAGTAGAAATCATAAATGGGTTGTCAGATGGTGAAAATGTTATTGTAACTGGACAAATCAATCTACAAGACGGCAATAAAGTGGAGATCATAAAATAA
- a CDS encoding TolC family protein, with product MRKIIILTFLTFAITAKSQEIKSLTLKDAITYALENKADAKKAKLKVENSEYQIQEVRARALPQISANGGLTYNPILQTTFLDAGSFGGTPGQTIKANFGQKWSSTAGLSLTQNLFDQSVFTGLKAAKSTREFYQINEQLTEEQVIERVANNYYQVYVQRQNLNVLDSTFINTTKVKNIIKGQFDNGLAKKIDLDRILVKISNINTQRQQVLNAVQIQENALKFYMGMPIETKIEIPQAAFEVSPQSFTETPNTETRTEFLLMKKQEQLLEFQKKSVIAGLYPTLSLTAGYNYIGQGPKMPWGGKPTDGVYWSDFSSVGLNLKVPIFSGFETRSKIRKADVELRSLQEDLKDTKLSLDLDYANAKTQIDNSMITIQNQKANAQLAKEVLSNTKNNYVQGLASLTDLLDAENAFTEAQNNYTAAILDYKLAEIQLIKSKGELKTLINN from the coding sequence ATGAGAAAAATAATCATATTAACATTCTTAACTTTTGCCATTACAGCAAAATCGCAAGAAATTAAATCGCTAACGCTAAAAGATGCAATAACTTATGCATTAGAAAACAAAGCAGATGCAAAAAAAGCGAAATTAAAAGTTGAAAATAGCGAATACCAAATTCAAGAAGTACGCGCTAGAGCTTTACCACAAATATCCGCTAATGGAGGGCTTACTTACAATCCAATTCTTCAAACTACATTTTTAGATGCAGGATCTTTTGGAGGTACACCTGGACAAACAATAAAAGCAAATTTTGGACAAAAATGGAGCTCAACAGCCGGACTTTCCTTGACACAAAATTTATTTGATCAGTCCGTATTTACTGGATTAAAAGCTGCCAAATCAACTCGAGAATTCTACCAAATTAATGAACAATTAACAGAAGAACAAGTTATTGAACGCGTAGCTAATAACTATTATCAAGTATATGTACAAAGACAAAATTTAAATGTACTTGACAGCACTTTTATAAATACAACTAAAGTAAAGAATATTATTAAAGGACAATTTGATAACGGACTCGCTAAGAAAATTGATTTAGACAGGATATTGGTGAAAATTTCAAACATAAATACACAACGTCAACAAGTTTTGAATGCCGTACAAATTCAAGAAAATGCCTTAAAATTTTATATGGGAATGCCAATTGAGACTAAAATTGAAATTCCCCAAGCTGCATTTGAAGTAAGTCCCCAATCATTTACTGAAACTCCAAACACAGAGACTCGAACTGAGTTTTTGTTAATGAAAAAGCAAGAGCAATTACTAGAATTTCAAAAAAAGTCAGTAATAGCAGGTCTCTACCCAACACTATCTCTTACAGCGGGATATAACTACATCGGACAAGGACCAAAAATGCCTTGGGGAGGAAAACCTACTGACGGTGTATATTGGTCTGATTTCTCTTCCGTGGGATTGAATTTAAAAGTACCAATTTTTTCAGGTTTTGAAACCCGATCAAAAATAAGAAAAGCAGATGTGGAACTTCGATCTTTACAAGAAGATTTAAAGGATACAAAATTGTCTCTTGATCTGGATTATGCTAATGCCAAAACACAAATAGACAACAGTATGATAACTATTCAAAATCAAAAAGCAAATGCGCAATTGGCAAAAGAAGTTTTAAGTAATACTAAAAACAATTATGTTCAAGGTTTAGCTTCTTTAACAGATCTACTGGACGCAGAAAATGCATTTACTGAAGCACAAAATAACTATACAGCTGCAATATTAGATTATAAACTAGCAGAAATACAATTAATCAAATCAAAAGGAGAACTAAAAACACTTATAAATAACTAA
- a CDS encoding TetR/AcrR family transcriptional regulator, with product MKEKIIKKASEMFLKLGFKSITMDDIAGEMCISKKTIYKYFCNKELLIEESTNAIHKEVHQIIDQIISNNYNAIEENFEIRKMFKEMFKSSDTSPVYQLKKHYPEIYEKVIDREINECNAVFRKNIEDGIKQGLYRKNIDTENYTKFYYNLIFSIKGSISSEKEGQKIELEILEYHTRAMATQEGLIELEKHLLNPEI from the coding sequence ATGAAAGAGAAAATAATAAAAAAAGCAAGTGAAATGTTTTTAAAACTAGGTTTTAAGAGCATCACAATGGATGATATTGCTGGAGAAATGTGTATTTCAAAAAAAACAATCTACAAGTATTTTTGTAATAAAGAGTTACTGATTGAAGAAAGCACAAATGCCATTCATAAAGAAGTACATCAGATTATCGATCAAATAATTTCGAATAATTACAACGCAATTGAAGAAAACTTTGAAATTAGAAAAATGTTTAAAGAAATGTTTAAGTCATCCGACACCTCGCCTGTCTATCAATTGAAAAAACATTATCCAGAAATATATGAAAAAGTAATAGATAGAGAAATAAATGAGTGCAATGCCGTTTTTAGAAAAAACATAGAGGACGGAATTAAACAAGGTTTATATCGAAAAAATATTGATACTGAAAACTATACAAAATTTTATTACAACCTCATTTTTAGTATCAAAGGAAGCATTAGCTCAGAAAAAGAAGGTCAAAAAATAGAGCTTGAAATATTAGAATACCACACCAGAGCCATGGCTACTCAAGAAGGACTTATTGAACTAGAAAAACACTTACTTAACCCAGAAATATAA
- a CDS encoding YceI family protein, producing the protein MNTTLPLSATKWTIDSNQSDVLIKARHSIIAYIAGSINKFKGHIDIHENAIEDASIEFCLDVNNKDTKLEQMDTHLQLNDFLDINEFPYIHFRSTSFQKINNNINFLKGELTINNITKIVELDAEFIGIKTYNGIEKAVFEVVGQIQRKDFKLSSNSYNHNGGIAMGQDIKLIANLEFSV; encoded by the coding sequence ATGAATACTACTCTACCACTATCAGCAACAAAATGGACTATTGATTCAAATCAATCTGACGTTTTAATAAAAGCAAGACATTCAATAATTGCATATATAGCCGGATCTATTAATAAGTTCAAAGGACACATCGACATTCATGAAAATGCAATTGAAGATGCATCTATTGAATTTTGTTTAGATGTAAACAACAAGGATACAAAACTGGAGCAAATGGACACTCATTTACAACTAAATGATTTTCTAGATATCAATGAGTTCCCATACATCCATTTTAGATCTACATCTTTTCAAAAAATAAACAACAATATTAATTTTCTAAAAGGAGAATTAACAATCAATAATATAACAAAAATAGTTGAACTAGATGCTGAATTTATAGGTATAAAAACTTATAACGGTATCGAAAAAGCTGTTTTTGAAGTGGTTGGTCAAATACAACGAAAAGATTTTAAATTAAGCTCGAACTCTTACAATCACAATGGAGGTATAGCGATGGGGCAAGATATAAAGCTGATTGCCAATTTAGAGTTTTCAGTGTAA
- a CDS encoding polyprenyl synthetase family protein, translating to MHAIFQYQDFFINFLQKQSITKEPKNLYDPITYILGLGGKRMRPVLTLMATEVFNADYEKALPAAMAVEVFHNFSLVHDDIMDDAPLRRGKVTVHEKWDINTGILSGDAMLILAYQYFEQYEPTVFRDLAKLFSKTALEVCEGQQWDVDFETRTDVTIPEYLKMIEYKTAVLVAAAMKMGAIVAQTSDENANLIYEFGLNLGLAFQLQDDYLDAFGDPETFGKQVGGDIIENKKTYLYLKAISFSSKEDRDKLMALFSTQPDEYVEKVNHAKDIFNKSGASKATQDAIQEYTFKAFDTLEKMNITADKKAILKSFGENLMDRKV from the coding sequence ATGCATGCCATTTTTCAGTACCAAGATTTTTTTATAAATTTCCTACAAAAACAGTCAATAACTAAAGAGCCAAAGAATCTTTACGATCCTATTACCTATATTTTAGGCCTAGGAGGAAAAAGAATGCGACCGGTATTAACGCTAATGGCAACAGAAGTTTTTAATGCCGATTATGAAAAAGCCCTTCCTGCAGCTATGGCTGTTGAAGTTTTTCATAATTTTTCCTTAGTTCATGATGATATTATGGATGATGCTCCTTTACGACGTGGTAAAGTAACAGTACATGAAAAATGGGATATTAATACTGGTATTTTATCCGGTGATGCAATGCTTATTTTGGCCTATCAATATTTTGAGCAATATGAACCAACCGTTTTTAGAGACTTAGCAAAGTTGTTTAGTAAAACGGCTCTTGAAGTTTGTGAAGGGCAACAATGGGATGTGGATTTTGAAACACGTACTGATGTTACTATTCCGGAATACCTCAAAATGATTGAGTATAAAACGGCTGTTCTTGTTGCTGCTGCAATGAAAATGGGCGCTATAGTTGCTCAAACCTCAGATGAAAATGCAAACTTGATATATGAATTTGGATTAAATTTGGGACTGGCTTTTCAGTTGCAAGATGATTATCTAGATGCTTTTGGAGATCCGGAGACTTTTGGAAAACAAGTGGGTGGAGATATTATCGAAAATAAAAAAACGTATTTGTACTTGAAAGCAATTTCTTTTTCTTCTAAAGAGGATCGCGATAAATTGATGGCTTTGTTTTCAACTCAACCAGATGAGTATGTAGAAAAAGTCAATCATGCAAAAGATATTTTTAATAAATCTGGTGCATCAAAAGCAACTCAAGATGCTATTCAAGAATATACTTTTAAGGCTTTTGATACATTAGAAAAAATGAATATCACTGCCGATAAAAAAGCAATCTTAAAGAGCTTTGGTGAAAACTTAATGGATAGGAAGGTCTAG
- a CDS encoding 2-oxoglutarate dehydrogenase E1 component has translation MDRFSFLNAAHTEFFAQLYDQYLENPDSVEPSWRSFFQGFDFGMETYNGENPVQHIISETSGNVDYSQISEKLQKEFNVLKLVEGYRSRGHLFTKTNPVRDRRTFEPTLEITNFGLSTADLNTVFDAAKVIGIAPCTLTDIIKHLDNIYCQHIGVEYMYIRKPEIIQWIQDKLTVNDNQPNFSADEKKSILNKLNQAVSFENFLHTKYVGQKRFSLEGGESIIPALDALIERAAEKGVEQFVMGMAHRGRLNVLANIFGKSTQDIFGEFDGKDYDQEYFDGDVKYHLGLTADKITSTGKKININLAPNPSHLETVGAVIEGITRAKQDKYFPNDFSKVLPIAVHGDAAIAGQGILYEIVQMAQLDGYKTGGTIHIVINNQVGFTTNYLDARSSTYCTDVAKVTLSPVLHVNADDPEAVVHAIDFALDFRMQFGRDVFIDLLGYRKYGHNEGDEPRFTQPVLYKIIAKHKNPRDLYAEKLLADGVIDSNFVKGLEVEYKSRMEENLEASRKKDLTIITPFMRNEWLGFEQVTDKQMLQNVETSYSKEGLTQVANAVCNLPSDKKFISKIQKLINDRKTMFFETNKLDWGMAEHLAYGSLLQEGYDVRISGQDVERGTFSHRHAVVKVEDSEEEVTLINSLEGKKGNFNIFNSLLSEYGVLGFDYGYALANPNTLTIWEAQFGDFSNGAQIMIDQYISCGEDKWNNQNGIVLLLPHGYEGQGAEHSSGRMERYLQLCARQNMFVADCTTPANFFHLLRRQMKTKFRKPLIVFTPKSLLRDPRCVSTIEELENGSFQETIDDETVNKADVKTLVFCTGKFYYDITAERENNGRKDVAVVRIEQLFPLPVEQLKAIIALYPNADDYVWAQEEPKNMGAYSFMLMNFNLVKWRLASLKAYSASASGSYTRAKRRQADAIKMVFDKNLFN, from the coding sequence ATGGATAGGTTTTCATTTTTAAACGCAGCACATACAGAATTTTTTGCACAATTATACGATCAGTACTTAGAGAATCCAGATAGCGTTGAGCCAAGTTGGAGAAGTTTTTTTCAAGGTTTTGACTTTGGAATGGAAACTTATAACGGTGAAAATCCAGTTCAGCATATAATCAGTGAAACTTCAGGCAACGTTGACTATTCTCAAATTTCTGAAAAACTTCAAAAAGAGTTTAATGTTTTGAAATTAGTTGAAGGATATCGTTCTCGTGGACATTTGTTCACCAAAACTAATCCAGTAAGAGACAGAAGAACATTTGAGCCAACACTTGAGATTACTAATTTTGGTCTTTCAACTGCAGATTTAAATACTGTTTTTGATGCGGCAAAAGTAATAGGTATAGCTCCTTGTACATTAACAGATATAATAAAACATTTAGATAACATTTACTGTCAACACATTGGTGTGGAGTATATGTATATTAGAAAACCAGAGATTATTCAATGGATTCAAGATAAACTAACTGTAAACGACAATCAGCCTAATTTCTCTGCAGACGAAAAGAAATCAATTTTAAATAAATTGAATCAGGCCGTTTCTTTTGAAAATTTCTTACATACTAAATATGTAGGACAAAAACGATTTTCACTAGAAGGGGGTGAGTCTATTATTCCTGCACTTGACGCTTTAATCGAAAGAGCAGCCGAAAAAGGAGTGGAGCAGTTTGTAATGGGAATGGCACACCGTGGCCGTTTGAATGTTTTAGCAAATATATTTGGGAAGTCTACTCAAGATATCTTCGGAGAATTTGACGGGAAAGATTACGATCAAGAATATTTTGATGGGGATGTTAAGTACCACTTAGGACTCACTGCTGATAAGATCACGAGCACAGGTAAAAAAATCAATATTAATTTGGCTCCAAATCCTTCTCACCTTGAAACAGTAGGTGCGGTAATTGAAGGAATTACAAGAGCAAAACAAGATAAATATTTTCCAAATGATTTTTCTAAAGTATTACCAATCGCCGTTCACGGTGATGCTGCGATTGCAGGACAAGGGATACTTTACGAAATTGTGCAAATGGCACAGTTAGATGGATACAAAACAGGTGGAACCATACATATTGTAATTAACAATCAAGTTGGGTTTACTACAAATTATTTAGATGCTCGTTCGTCAACTTATTGTACGGATGTGGCCAAAGTAACATTGTCACCAGTATTACACGTAAATGCAGATGATCCTGAAGCGGTAGTTCATGCTATTGATTTTGCTTTGGATTTCAGAATGCAATTTGGTCGTGATGTATTTATTGATTTATTAGGATATAGAAAATACGGTCATAATGAAGGTGATGAACCTCGTTTTACACAACCCGTATTGTATAAAATTATAGCGAAGCATAAAAACCCAAGGGATCTTTACGCAGAGAAATTATTAGCAGATGGTGTTATTGATTCTAATTTTGTAAAAGGACTAGAAGTTGAGTACAAATCTAGAATGGAAGAGAATTTGGAAGCATCTCGTAAAAAAGATTTGACCATTATAACTCCATTTATGAGAAATGAATGGTTAGGTTTTGAGCAAGTTACCGATAAACAAATGTTGCAAAATGTTGAAACTTCTTATTCAAAAGAAGGTTTGACTCAAGTAGCAAATGCAGTTTGTAATTTACCTTCTGATAAAAAATTCATCAGCAAAATCCAAAAACTAATCAACGACAGAAAAACGATGTTTTTCGAAACGAATAAATTAGATTGGGGAATGGCGGAACATTTAGCTTATGGCTCGTTATTGCAAGAAGGATATGATGTACGTATTTCTGGGCAAGACGTAGAAAGAGGAACTTTTTCTCACCGTCATGCCGTAGTAAAAGTGGAAGATTCTGAAGAAGAGGTAACATTAATCAATAGCTTAGAAGGTAAAAAAGGAAATTTTAATATCTTTAATTCTCTTTTATCTGAATACGGAGTGCTGGGATTTGATTATGGTTATGCTTTAGCAAATCCTAATACGTTGACTATTTGGGAAGCTCAATTTGGAGATTTCAGCAATGGAGCTCAAATCATGATTGACCAATACATCTCTTGTGGAGAAGATAAATGGAATAATCAAAACGGTATCGTGTTGTTATTGCCACATGGATATGAAGGGCAAGGAGCTGAGCATTCATCAGGAAGAATGGAGCGTTACTTACAGCTTTGTGCAAGACAAAATATGTTTGTGGCCGACTGTACCACTCCAGCGAATTTCTTTCACTTGCTAAGAAGACAAATGAAAACAAAATTCCGTAAACCATTAATTGTGTTTACACCTAAGAGTTTATTGCGTGACCCAAGATGTGTATCTACCATCGAAGAGTTAGAAAACGGAAGTTTCCAAGAAACAATAGATGATGAAACAGTAAATAAAGCAGATGTGAAAACATTGGTTTTCTGTACGGGTAAATTCTATTATGACATTACTGCCGAAAGAGAAAATAATGGTCGTAAAGATGTGGCAGTGGTAAGAATCGAACAATTATTTCCGCTTCCAGTAGAACAATTAAAAGCGATTATTGCACTATATCCTAATGCCGATGATTATGTTTGGGCACAAGAAGAACCAAAAAACATGGGAGCTTACAGCTTTATGTTGATGAACTTCAACTTGGTAAAATGGAGATTAGCTTCGTTAAAAGCATATTCAGCATCAGCATCAGGAAGTTACACAAGAGCAAAACGTCGTCAGGCCGATGCTATAAAAATGGTTTTTGATAAAAATTTATTCAATTAG